The window TTCAACACAACGAGATCATAGTTATCCATGTAAGGCACGATAACAATATCTCCAAAATATTCTGCTTCTTTCTTCAATTCAAAATTCACTTCCTTTCTTGCATGCTGCCCAAAAGTCAATTCAAAAGGTATTTAATAATATCCACCATGAAATTCATAATTAAGCCTACAACCATTGAACTGCAAGTGCCAAAATTGATGTCACTTACCAGTGCTACAAAAAAACGAGCCACCACATTTGAAGACTTGATAAGATTATGCTGCATCCAAGACTTCCTTACAGCCATTCGCTCAGCAAAATGGTTGCCAGCAGAAAGAATACCAACGAAAAGCTCCACATGCTCATCTGGGAGCGGTGGGGCTTTCCATCTGCTTGAAAAATCAAGATGTCGCTGTGGAGCAAAACTAGGATGTGATGAAGGTAAAGAGGCAGCAAACACAGAGTGGATATCGACATCCCCACTCACTGATAGCCCAGTGGCATCCTCCAGAGTAAATCCCTGTTGacagtaaaataaaaatcttaagaATAAAATCCACATTATCCTGAGAAAAGTGAGTTACAGTATATTACTCACAGTGCGATATGGGAAAGAGGTAATATGCCTCCCACCAACATCAACGTGATAACCCTCCAGTCCAGCACTAATAGTTAGAACAAAATGGTTTCCCTCTGAAAATGGGAATGGCAAGTCAACGGTAACCTTTTTGGTTTTGCCTATTAGCCGTTTTAACCACCATGTTGCCTTAGACTCCTCTGAGTGGCTGTCATCATCTCGAATCCACTTCTCACACTTCACCTGACCATCAACTGCAGCCAGTCAAAGAAATTTCTCAATTTGTTGCTACCACGGTAAAAATTAGATGAAAGCAGCAGGAAATTTTCCAACATAAAGTACCATGATTGGGTATTTTTTGGAAcagttttaaaaatatgtagaGGATAATTAACTTTTCAAAAGAACAAATgtccaataataaaaaaaacattagagTAGAAACATGAGCAAGGAAGAAAACAACCCCTAAAGTCCTCTACTTGGGAAATTTTCCCCCTACCATGCCAACCCAGAGCAGTATAAGATACCACAGcctttttatttcattgtgtCTTCTACCTATATTTCAATGAAAGTACGTTTCTCCTTCATAAGCGTTGGTTTGTTAAgttaaaggaaattttttataaaactactATAAGACCAACTATGGTATTAAATGTTAGGATGTTAAGAAACAACCTGTTCATAAAATGAATGTAGCTAAAATTAGAATGTTAAGATGGATAAAAGTATATACACGGAAAGATAGGATTTGAAATGAGGAAATCCACTTAAAGATACGGGTAGCctctattgatgaaaagatatGGAAAATTAGCTTGAAATGGTTTCATCATGTGCAAAGGGGCAGAGCAATTAATGCAGTAGTAAAAAAGAGTGAACTGATTCAAGTTAAAGGAACAAAAAAGATAGAAGaataccaaaaataacattagtagaagtaaaaaaaaagggcatGTCAATCAAGGAAGTAGTACAAACTATGACTTcagataaaatagaaataaggaTAAGTACACATGTGACTGACTCCCGACTCTAGCTAATCTTGTAGAGGATCCATAGCTGACCCCAAAAaatttggtggtggttgttgacCTTCAATTCAATCATCAACATGTGAACCTCAAGTGGAACAAGCATTTCTCCTGCCTTCTCAAGGGTGATTATTCTGAATGTCACTAGGGCAAATGGAGCAGGAACCAAGTTGGCCTTCCCCATTGCTTAAACCCCCAATTCCTAGTGTGGGCAGGATTTGATCACAATTATAGCACGATTAAACATTTTCAGATTCAACAAGTGGCAATTACCAGCAGGCCAGTTCAAAAATAAAGTGAGTTAAAATCACTTCCTGTCCAAAAGTTGAGGCAAACAGAAAGCCAGGATTCTTAACCCCAACAAGaagtaattatatttttgaacaAGTCTATCAACACCGAAGGTGAGTGAACCCAGCCAAGGTGAGTGACAATTCTATGTGAGAGAGGATGGGAAAATAGGTGCTCCTAGCAGAACTGAGTTTCGATACATGATCACCCTAGGGATCATAAAAAATCGACTAAGCACCTATaagtttcttccttcttcacgGGTGATAGGTAAACTTTCATAATTCATTCCAACATAACCTCAACTACTGTCTAAAAACTTTAAACCCACGTTATTtcactttcatttcatttcaccCAAGAAATAAACTCAAAACTGACGCAACAAAGAAAACCCACCAACAAAAAAGCAAATCCCATTTCAAATaccacacacgcacacacacacaaaatcattagcaacaaaatctaaacaaaacacaaactcactcactcactcacttaCCAGTTTCTTCATCAGCCTTAGATTTCCATCCCTCACACCTCGAAGCTGTACCCCACTGCATCCTATAGCAAGTGTTGAGCTCAATCACTGGCTTTCCACTCCAATCCCCTCTCAACCTTGGATTGAAATGCAAAACTCGAGGTGGGTCTTCACCATCCACAGTCTTCAACCCTTGTAACTCAACTAGGAACTGCGAAACCATCACCGACTCTTCCTCATCTCTCAAAAGCGCAATCTTTGGGTCCTGCTCCGCATGTGCCTCTCTCGGCTTCCCCACCAAACTCACATACGACCCCAACGTTAATCCACAAGGCAAAACCATCACTTTATTCCGGGCCAAAAACTCCGACCCGTTTATCGCTACCGAGTTCGGGCACGGCTCCGAGACCCGGTTCTCGGTTTCCTTTGTTTCCTCTTTCCCGACCCGAACCTCTTCCCAGACCTTGCCTCCGATCTCCCACGCCACCCTCACCGACTTGTAAAGCTCCGAATCCCCACCCCCGCGACCCGAAAACGAAGTCGGGTCGAACCCCAACCCGGAAACGATTTTGTACCCGAACTGAGCCGAGCGCGGCGAGTTGGCCGAAATTAGCTTGTTTGGGCGAGTTGGGGCTCCGCGTTCTTCCAAATCCTCCTCCGAATCGAGCCGAGGAGGCCGAGAAAGCGGGTCTTGTGACACGGCACTGAACCCAGAGTTGAAAACGAAGGGGATTTCTAGGGTTACAAGAAGCATATACAAAAGTCCCAAACCGATCAGAATCTGAATCGATCTTTGTCTACTCAGAGACAAGAAAGTATCGAACTTTTCCAATTTAGCCCTCTTCATTATCAAAAAGCCAACCCCCCAAAATTTGTTTCAAAACCCCAAAATGTTTATCAATCTTTTACATGCAATTCGATTCACAGTTCAAAAGATTTGAATGGGAAATGGGTTacagaaaaaaagaatatatagaatttgaaaaaaaaaaaaagcaagctagagagagagagagagacagtaGGTAAGGTCAGCAACAACGGGCATAAGCGTGTAATAAGGGCGTGTTTGGGAGTAGTGATTTGATTTGGAGGTCGGCGGAGAAAGCTTTTTCCTGGAATCAGAGGCAAATTctgaattctttttctttttttctaaattttatatgacAGTTTTTTAGTTTACGTTGAAAAGGAAATGAAAGTGAAAGAGAATTgggatttgaaattttgaatgaatttttgggagtttgttgaagttttttactttttttaattaaaagaaaagacaaaggaATAgtctaaataaattaatgcagTGGTGGGGTTTCAGGGGAGGGTGTACTCGCAGGGAAACTACTCGCTTTGAGtgagtttttcttcttcttgcgGTAATCATCACTGTCTGGGAGGAAAAGGTTGGAAAATGATGGGTAATTTTGTACAGTACCTGAATGTTCTGATTGATTTGTCTCTTCTGTCGACTgtaaaatccatttttttgaTATTAGAACTTAATTTCTGTCTACACCAAAATTCAATTGATATTTTGGTCTGATtataaagaataattataatgTTACCGGTTtgaaattatctctaaaaagtGAGTTCTAGTTAGTTGATAACTATAAGTAGCAGACACTATAAGTTGAAAtcaccttctcaaaaaaaaaaattcaacaaattgtTGGAACTTTATGAAAATGGGTTAAGCTCGGCTCATTTATTTGTATATTATTTTGGAAGTTATAAATGCATCATTTAAGgcatttatttagaaaataattttagaaaaatgctatgtccacaatatttttacagcactttcataaacaaatcataggttttaagttattattgattctaatttgaactcatcattaaaattgtttttttgccCATCAGTAACAACTACTAATAAcctgtcatttaaaatttgttgttaaaatgttgtagatgtaacatttttcatacttttataaattttttatgaaaaaagaaaaaagtaactaatttcctataaaagtgaaatcaaaattttcacaaaaatattcATTAACAAATGCTATAAGAACACCAGATAaccaaaactaataaaataaaaactagttttaagttttattaaagAATTGAAATTAGTTTAAATCCATTGGAGTTCCCAATATGGAAACTCCAAATTAAAACTCCTTTTTATATTTCATcatcttaaatttttgttaatgtTTGTAGAGATGTTAttcatattttaagaaaattcttaaatatgaaaaaattgtactcatttttctcacatttatgaTAGAGCCTATCACGAATTTAATTAGTAGACCCTACTATGAATGTGAGAGAAAGGAGTACAATTCTCCATGCTTTGGAAGTAGCTAAGAATTACTTCATGTTTGATAAGTTTTAGTATCTATTTCAATCTAGAATAAGTTATgtttaaaataggaaaatagaaTCCTCCACAAGCATCCAAATAATGGCATGTTTGGATGGAAGGAAGAAGGAGGGAGAGTGAAGGATagtagagtagagttagctaaaaataagctaatattttgtactaaatctactatactctactctactccccctccctatttctcaatccaaacagaccataagTCCTAACATTTATTGTAAATTTCTTGGTCTTTAAATTTTCCAATCTACAACACAAGATATAACAGGGGTCGGTTCCATCATATTAAAAGCCCAATAACCTATATATtagaagttatatatatatatatacaagttaCTGATTTGAttggaaggggaaaaaaaagatcaGAACACTCAATCTCATattcaaatattattatattattaatactccttaaaccttttttttttcttaatgacTAAGAGAACTTTTATTATAGAGAAAACAACACTAGAACAGCCTAGATCCCTTCTTAAGAATTACATTAATGATACTTTGAGATTGAGTACATATCGAGGTTTTCAGGTGATCACCAATGATAGTGTTGAATTTGTAGTGTCTTGTGTATGTTGACTTGTTCAAACATGTTGTCATAGGAAATGGCATTAATTCTAAAGATGCATCGCTATGGTAAGAAGAGCCAAAGTCATTATAAACTAACTACTACTTCCTTTTTGAGGCCAAAGTCTtacaaataaaaccaaaataaaagataaaaaaatggCATCGAtctcaagaaaaattaaaatggttgattaaaatgatttttttaatgtcatttaaatcttttattttaaagaattttaatttataacgtttactttcaataataattttgtatcaTTAGAGTAGATACtatttagtttttggtttacgtgaaaattaaacccaaatttatcattcaactattaaaatttttaccaattaaattatttgaaacCCACGTTCAATTCATTTCTGGCAAGAACCcagatggtaaaataaaatgataatttagaGTGAAATTGCCACTTGATGCaaagaaaaagccaaaaaaagggGCTCTGAGGCTATGAATGCCTTTGCCAGAGGTTTACGCATGGCAACAAAGCAAGTATTTGCTTAAATGAGTAGTCTAGCGTTTgggatttttgttaaaaaatgataccCTCCAAATTTAAAAAACGAAGCTTTAAAATGCATTTATagcatatttttattaatgtcaGGGGAATCTGTAATTCTAATATTAAAAACTCCGCCGCAGAGGCTGAGATTAATTAGtaaatcaaaaatatataaatgccGGCATGGCTGGACCCAAATAGTACGTGCCTTGGAAAGGTAACGTAATAGACAGGtgtctccctctctctctcacggaAGTTTAGCCTTAAAATTGGATtac of the Quercus robur chromosome 10, dhQueRobu3.1, whole genome shotgun sequence genome contains:
- the LOC126701493 gene encoding hydroxyproline O-galactosyltransferase GALT6 — encoded protein: MKRAKLEKFDTFLSLSRQRSIQILIGLGLLYMLLVTLEIPFVFNSGFSAVSQDPLSRPPRLDSEEDLEERGAPTRPNKLISANSPRSAQFGYKIVSGLGFDPTSFSGRGGGDSELYKSVRVAWEIGGKVWEEVRVGKEETKETENRVSEPCPNSVAINGSEFLARNKVMVLPCGLTLGSYVSLVGKPREAHAEQDPKIALLRDEEESVMVSQFLVELQGLKTVDGEDPPRVLHFNPRLRGDWSGKPVIELNTCYRMQWGTASRCEGWKSKADEETVDGQVKCEKWIRDDDSHSEESKATWWLKRLIGKTKKVTVDLPFPFSEGNHFVLTISAGLEGYHVDVGGRHITSFPYRTGFTLEDATGLSVSGDVDIHSVFAASLPSSHPSFAPQRHLDFSSRWKAPPLPDEHVELFVGILSAGNHFAERMAVRKSWMQHNLIKSSNVVARFFVALHARKEVNFELKKEAEYFGDIVIVPYMDNYDLVVLKTVAICEYGVRTVSAKYIMKCDDDTFVRVDAALNEAKKVSEGRSLYIGNINYYHKPLRYGKWAVTYEEWPEEDYPPYANGPGYVLSSDIAHFIVSEFEKRKLRLFKMEDVSMGMWVEQFNSTKPVVYQHSLKFCQFGCIEDYYTAHYQSPRQMICMWDKLLLHGKPQCCNMR